Proteins found in one Campylobacter canadensis genomic segment:
- the ccoO gene encoding cytochrome-c oxidase, cbb3-type subunit II, translated as MFSWLEKNPFFFAVFVFVVIAYAGLVEILPAFAPNARPIENRKPYTALEIAGRQVYIKESCNACHSQLIRPFKAETDRYGEYSKSGEYAYDRPFLWGSKRTGPDLMRVGNYRTTDWHENHMKLPTSVVPNSIMPSYPHLFNKDADLQTAYAEALTVKKVFNVPYDEEGQTKLGSYEEALKMMVEQATPIVDAMNDASVKAAFEPCKKDPSASNCEIKEIVALIAYLNSLK; from the coding sequence ATGTTTAGTTGGTTAGAAAAAAATCCTTTCTTTTTTGCAGTTTTTGTATTTGTAGTAATTGCTTATGCTGGTTTGGTTGAAATTTTACCTGCATTTGCACCTAATGCAAGACCTATTGAAAATCGCAAACCATACACTGCTTTAGAAATCGCTGGAAGACAAGTTTATATAAAAGAAAGTTGTAATGCTTGTCACTCACAATTAATTCGCCCATTTAAGGCTGAAACTGATAGATATGGTGAATATTCAAAAAGTGGTGAATATGCTTATGATAGACCATTTTTATGGGGTTCAAAAAGAACAGGTCCTGATTTAATGCGTGTAGGAAATTATAGAACTACAGATTGGCATGAAAACCATATGAAATTGCCTACAAGCGTTGTACCAAATTCAATTATGCCAAGCTATCCGCATTTATTTAATAAAGATGCAGATTTACAAACAGCTTACGCTGAAGCATTAACGGTAAAAAAAGTATTTAATGTTCCTTATGATGAAGAAGGACAAACAAAGCTAGGCAGTTATGAAGAAGCTTTAAAAATGATGGTTGAACAAGCTACACCAATAGTAGATGCAATGAATGATGCAAGCGTTAAAGCTGCGTTTGAACCTTGCAAAAAAGACCCATCAGCAAGTAATTGTGAAATAAAAGAAATTGTTGCTTTAATAGCTTATTTAAACAGCTTAAAATAA
- the ccoN gene encoding cytochrome-c oxidase, cbb3-type subunit I, with protein MANPSQHISYDYTIAKWFMFACIVFGIIGMGIGTLIAFQLAEPSLNDFAGEYSKFGRLRPLHTNGVVYGFMLSGIWATWYYVGQRVLKVSMRESKLLMFLGKAHFVIFMITILLAVVSLFAGVTTSKEYAELEWPFDIAVVVIWVLWGMGIFGLIGIRREKSLYISIWYYIATFLGVAMLYLFNNMEVPTRLVTGMGSWLHSVSMYAGSNDALIQWWWGHNAVAFVFTVAIIAEIYYFLPKESGQPIFSYKLSLFSFWSLMFIYLWAGGHHLIYSTVPDWMQTMGSIFSVVLILPSWGSAINILLTMKGEWHQLKESPLIKFMIFASTFYMFSTLEGSIQSVKSINALAHFTDWIPGHVHDGTLGWVGFMTMAALYHMTPRVFKKEIYSKKIMEMQFWIQTIGIVFYFSSMWIAGITQGMMWRAVDDNGTLLYSFMDTVDALKPYYWIKAIGGLLYLIGFFMFAYNIYKSITSNRSIEVEPKSASPMQA; from the coding sequence ATGGCAAATCCATCACAGCACATTAGCTATGATTACACCATAGCTAAATGGTTTATGTTCGCATGTATTGTCTTTGGTATTATCGGTATGGGGATTGGGACTTTAATAGCATTTCAATTAGCTGAACCAAGCCTTAACGATTTTGCTGGAGAATATTCAAAGTTTGGAAGATTAAGACCGCTTCATACAAATGGGGTTGTTTATGGTTTTATGCTTTCAGGTATTTGGGCTACTTGGTATTATGTAGGACAAAGAGTTTTAAAGGTATCTATGCGTGAATCAAAACTCTTAATGTTTTTAGGTAAAGCACATTTTGTTATCTTTATGATTACTATTTTATTAGCAGTTGTAAGCTTATTTGCAGGTGTTACAACCTCAAAAGAATACGCTGAACTTGAATGGCCTTTTGATATAGCTGTTGTAGTTATTTGGGTATTATGGGGAATGGGAATTTTTGGTCTTATTGGAATTCGCCGTGAAAAAAGCTTATACATTTCTATTTGGTATTACATAGCAACTTTCTTAGGTGTTGCAATGCTTTATTTATTCAACAATATGGAAGTGCCTACTAGATTAGTTACAGGTATGGGTTCTTGGCTACATTCAGTATCAATGTATGCAGGAAGTAATGATGCTTTAATTCAATGGTGGTGGGGGCATAATGCTGTTGCTTTCGTATTTACTGTTGCTATTATTGCAGAAATATATTATTTTCTTCCAAAAGAAAGTGGTCAGCCAATCTTTTCTTATAAATTATCATTATTTTCATTCTGGTCTTTAATGTTTATTTATTTATGGGCAGGCGGACACCATTTAATTTACTCAACTGTGCCTGATTGGATGCAAACAATGGGTTCAATATTTTCTGTTGTATTAATCTTACCTTCTTGGGGTTCAGCAATAAATATCTTGCTAACAATGAAAGGTGAATGGCACCAATTAAAAGAAAGTCCGTTGATTAAATTTATGATTTTTGCATCAACATTTTATATGTTCTCAACTCTTGAAGGCTCAATTCAATCAGTAAAATCAATCAATGCTTTAGCACACTTTACAGACTGGATTCCAGGGCATGTTCATGATGGAACACTTGGCTGGGTAGGATTTATGACTATGGCAGCACTTTATCATATGACTCCAAGAGTATTTAAAAAAGAAATTTATTCTAAAAAAATTATGGAAATGCAATTTTGGATTCAAACAATTGGTATTGTATTTTACTTCTCATCAATGTGGATTGCAGGTATTACACAAGGTATGATGTGGCGTGCAGTTGATGATAATGGAACCTTGCTTTATAGCTTTATGGATACAGTAGATGCGCTTAAACCATATTATTGGATTAAGGCTATTGGTGGTTTATTATATTTAATCGGATTTTTTATGTTCGCTTACAATATTTATAAGTCAATTACTTCAAACAGAAGTATTGAAGTTGAGCCAAAATCAGCTTCTCCAATGCAAGCTTAA
- a CDS encoding MqnA/MqnD/SBP family protein: MIFAKMDYLNNIPLNYFLKSSSLPSYVKKTLDYKKDVPAKLNKALERRKIDAAIISSIKSSHKKYKNLNIGICANKKVLSVLVDTKEQSSLDIESATSNALAKVLKQKGKVIMGDKALKYYLDSENKEHLVDLCQEWYKKTSLPFMFARFSYTKCNKKTLSLLKLFIKKNTFKNQRVKIPNYILDYYSKSRKIHKKDIKKYLELIYYKIGKKELKAFRLYEKYNKYYS, encoded by the coding sequence ATGATATTCGCAAAAATGGATTATTTAAATAATATACCTTTAAATTATTTTTTAAAATCATCTTCTTTGCCAAGCTATGTAAAAAAAACATTAGATTATAAAAAAGATGTACCTGCAAAATTAAATAAAGCTTTAGAAAGAAGAAAAATTGATGCAGCAATTATATCTAGCATTAAAAGTTCTCATAAAAAATATAAGAATTTAAATATTGGTATTTGTGCTAATAAAAAAGTTTTAAGTGTTTTAGTTGATACAAAAGAACAAAGTTCTTTGGATATAGAAAGTGCTACTTCAAATGCGCTTGCAAAGGTATTAAAGCAAAAAGGTAAAGTTATTATGGGGGATAAGGCATTAAAATATTATTTAGATTCAGAAAATAAAGAACATTTAGTAGATTTATGCCAAGAATGGTATAAAAAAACATCATTGCCTTTTATGTTTGCAAGATTTTCATACACAAAATGCAATAAAAAAACACTATCTTTATTAAAGTTATTTATTAAAAAAAATACTTTTAAAAATCAAAGAGTAAAAATACCAAATTATATTTTAGATTATTATTCAAAAAGCAGGAAAATTCACAAAAAAGATATTAAAAAATATCTAGAACTTATCTATTATAAAATAGGTAAAAAAGAATTAAAAGCCTTTAGATTGTATGAAAAATACAATAAATATTATTCTTAA
- the napA gene encoding periplasmic nitrate reductase subunit alpha — MQRRDFLKSTAIASAAACINPALASAKENTQDWVWDKAVCRFCGTGCGIMVATKNGKIVATKGDPEAPVNRGLNCIKGYFNAKIMYGEDRLVTPLMRVNAKGEFDKNGKFAPISWQRAFDEMQKRMKKALKEQGVNGIGMFASGQHTIQEGYAAAKLFKAGFRSNNIDPNARHCMASAVLGFMQTFGIDEPAGCYDDIELTDTIVCWGSNMAEMHPILWSRVSDRKLSNPEKVKIVNLSTYSTRTSDIADIEIIFTPNSDLAIWNYIAREIVYNHPEAIDEKFIKEHCVFATGFTDIGYGMRNNPKHPSFSDSEKDTVEKELSITLDEDEARALSYLGVKAGDKFAMKNAAKAALNWEISFNEFKKGLEPYTLDYVCKVAKGNKDESDEEFKKKLQALANLYIEQNRKVVSFWTMGFNQHTRGTWVNELAYTVHFLLGKQSKPGSGAFSLTGQPSACGTAREVGTFAHRLPADMVVANPKHRAKAEKIWNLPAGTINGVMGNHFVQMMRNLEDNKQKFVWVMVNNPWQNTANANHWIKAARKNDNFIVVSDCYPGISAKVADLILPTAMIYEKWGAYGNAERRTQHWRQQVVPVGEAMSDTWQMLELAKRFTLSEVWGEVKIDENTKLPSVLEEAKKMGYKESDTLFDVLFANKKCREIDIVSDSSKDWINTDVKGDNRKIKDGSGNIFKGYGFFIQKYLWEEYREFGAGHGHDLASFETYHKVRGLRWPVVDGRETQWRFNTKYDFYAKKANPNSDFAFYGDFDKSIQKGDLKAPEGEEKTTITNKAKIFFRPFMKAPERPSKEYPFWLCTGRVLEHWHSGTMTMRVPELFKAVPEAMCYIHPEDAAMLGLNQRDLVWVESRRGKVKARIDMRGRNKPPRGLVYVPWFDENVYINKVTLDATCPISKQTDYKKCAVKLTKA, encoded by the coding sequence ATGCAAAGAAGAGACTTTTTAAAAAGTACTGCAATAGCTTCTGCTGCTGCGTGTATTAATCCTGCTTTAGCAAGTGCTAAAGAAAACACTCAAGATTGGGTTTGGGATAAAGCAGTTTGTAGATTTTGCGGAACGGGCTGTGGAATTATGGTTGCAACTAAAAATGGTAAAATCGTTGCGACTAAAGGCGACCCTGAAGCACCTGTAAATCGTGGATTAAATTGTATTAAAGGTTATTTTAATGCAAAAATTATGTATGGAGAAGATAGATTAGTAACTCCTTTAATGCGTGTAAATGCTAAAGGCGAGTTTGATAAAAATGGAAAATTTGCACCAATTTCTTGGCAAAGAGCTTTTGATGAAATGCAAAAGCGTATGAAAAAAGCTTTAAAAGAGCAAGGTGTAAATGGTATTGGAATGTTTGCAAGTGGTCAGCATACAATACAAGAAGGTTATGCGGCTGCAAAATTATTTAAAGCTGGTTTTAGAAGTAATAATATTGACCCAAATGCTAGACATTGTATGGCGAGTGCGGTTTTAGGCTTTATGCAAACTTTTGGAATTGATGAGCCTGCAGGTTGCTATGATGATATTGAACTTACTGATACTATTGTATGCTGGGGTTCAAATATGGCAGAAATGCACCCGATTTTATGGAGCAGGGTAAGTGATAGAAAATTATCAAACCCTGAAAAAGTAAAAATAGTAAATCTTTCAACATACAGCACAAGAACAAGTGATATTGCTGATATTGAGATTATTTTTACACCAAATAGCGATTTAGCAATATGGAACTACATAGCAAGAGAGATTGTTTATAATCATCCAGAAGCAATTGATGAAAAATTCATAAAAGAACATTGTGTTTTTGCAACAGGTTTTACTGATATTGGTTATGGTATGAGAAATAATCCTAAACATCCAAGCTTTAGCGATAGTGAAAAAGACACAGTAGAAAAAGAATTAAGTATTACTTTAGATGAAGATGAAGCAAGAGCTTTAAGCTATCTAGGAGTAAAAGCAGGCGATAAATTTGCTATGAAAAATGCAGCTAAAGCGGCATTAAACTGGGAGATTTCATTTAACGAATTTAAAAAAGGTTTAGAGCCTTATACTCTTGATTATGTTTGCAAAGTAGCAAAGGGTAATAAAGATGAAAGCGATGAAGAATTTAAAAAGAAATTACAAGCTTTAGCAAATCTTTATATAGAACAAAATCGCAAAGTTGTTAGTTTTTGGACAATGGGCTTTAATCAACATACTCGTGGTACTTGGGTAAATGAACTTGCTTATACGGTGCATTTTTTACTAGGAAAACAAAGCAAACCAGGTAGCGGTGCGTTTAGTTTAACAGGTCAGCCAAGTGCTTGTGGAACAGCAAGAGAGGTTGGAACTTTTGCACACCGCTTACCAGCTGATATGGTTGTTGCAAATCCTAAGCACAGAGCAAAAGCAGAAAAAATATGGAATTTACCTGCAGGTACAATAAATGGCGTTATGGGTAATCACTTTGTGCAAATGATGAGAAACCTAGAAGACAATAAACAAAAATTTGTATGGGTAATGGTAAATAACCCTTGGCAAAATACTGCAAATGCAAATCACTGGATAAAAGCAGCTAGAAAAAATGATAATTTTATAGTTGTAAGTGATTGCTATCCTGGAATTAGTGCTAAGGTTGCGGATTTAATTTTACCAACAGCTATGATTTATGAAAAATGGGGAGCTTATGGTAATGCTGAAAGAAGAACTCAACATTGGAGACAACAAGTTGTTCCAGTAGGCGAGGCTATGAGTGATACTTGGCAAATGCTAGAACTTGCAAAAAGATTTACATTAAGCGAGGTTTGGGGCGAAGTAAAAATTGATGAAAACACTAAACTTCCAAGTGTATTAGAAGAAGCAAAGAAAATGGGTTATAAAGAAAGTGATACCTTATTTGATGTGTTATTTGCTAATAAAAAATGTCGTGAAATTGATATTGTTTCTGATAGCTCAAAAGATTGGATTAATACCGATGTTAAAGGTGATAACAGAAAAATAAAAGACGGCAGTGGTAATATTTTTAAAGGTTATGGCTTTTTTATTCAAAAATATTTATGGGAAGAATATAGAGAATTTGGTGCAGGTCACGGACACGATTTAGCAAGTTTTGAAACTTATCATAAGGTTAGAGGTTTAAGATGGCCTGTTGTTGATGGTAGAGAAACTCAATGGAGATTTAATACAAAATATGATTTTTACGCTAAAAAAGCAAATCCAAATTCTGATTTTGCATTTTATGGAGATTTTGATAAAAGCATACAAAAAGGTGATTTAAAAGCTCCAGAAGGAGAAGAAAAAACAACCATTACAAATAAGGCAAAAATTTTCTTTAGACCATTTATGAAAGCACCTGAACGCCCAAGTAAGGAATATCCATTCTGGTTATGTACAGGTAGGGTTTTAGAGCATTGGCACAGCGGTACAATGACTATGCGTGTTCCTGAATTGTTTAAAGCAGTTCCTGAGGCAATGTGCTACATTCACCCTGAAGATGCAGCAATGCTTGGTCTAAATCAAAGAGATTTAGTTTGGGTTGAATCACGCCGTGGAAAAGTAAAAGCAAGAATTGATATGCGTGGAAGAAATAAGCCACCTCGTGGTCTTGTTTATGTACCTTGGTTTGATGAGAATGTTTATATAAATAAAGTTACATTAGATGCAACTTGCCCTATATCAAAACAAACTGATTACAAAAAATGTGCAGTAAAATTAACTAAAGCGTAA
- the napG gene encoding ferredoxin-type protein NapG: MRRKFLVSVAKLVAIFAGIFSFLYLKKDENVSSSKKRLTTSFYLRPPGVLNEKHFLSSCIRCGACVKACPYNTLKLASFNDNASNGTPIFYASKIPCYLCDTLPCIAKCPSDALSKDILKQGIKSVNIGRAIVDESSCVAHFGIQCDACYRACPFLDKAIYLEYKRNERTNKHAMLVPKVNYDYCVGCGMCERACITKIPAISVLPSDFILGQRNDNYVKGWVEGDDSILKDVNTNKKLDKNKAMDYLNGAEF, encoded by the coding sequence ATGAGAAGAAAGTTCTTAGTAAGCGTTGCAAAACTTGTAGCAATTTTTGCGGGTATTTTTAGTTTTTTGTATCTAAAAAAAGATGAAAATGTAAGCTCTAGTAAAAAAAGGCTTACAACATCATTTTACTTACGCCCGCCAGGAGTGCTAAATGAAAAGCATTTTTTAAGCTCATGTATTCGTTGTGGTGCTTGTGTAAAAGCTTGTCCATACAATACTTTAAAACTTGCTTCATTTAATGACAATGCTTCTAATGGAACACCTATTTTTTATGCAAGTAAAATACCTTGCTATTTGTGCGATACTCTTCCTTGCATAGCAAAATGTCCTAGCGATGCTTTAAGTAAAGATATTTTAAAGCAAGGAATAAAATCAGTAAATATTGGTAGAGCTATTGTTGATGAAAGTTCTTGTGTAGCACATTTTGGAATTCAATGCGATGCTTGTTATCGTGCTTGTCCTTTTTTAGACAAGGCTATTTATTTAGAATATAAAAGAAATGAAAGAACAAACAAACACGCAATGCTTGTGCCAAAGGTAAATTATGATTATTGTGTAGGTTGTGGTATGTGCGAAAGAGCTTGTATTACTAAAATACCTGCAATTAGCGTTTTACCAAGTGATTTTATTTTAGGACAAAGAAATGATAATTATGTTAAAGGCTGGGTAGAAGGCGATGATAGCATTTTAAAAGATGTGAATACTAATAAAAAGTTAGATAAAAATAAGGCTATGGATTATTTAAATGGTGCAGAATTTTAA